A stretch of the Theileria equi strain WA chromosome 1, complete sequence genome encodes the following:
- a CDS encoding reverse transcriptase domain containing protein (encoded by transcript BEWA_023150A) translates to MCDDDTQMLIVTSENSTTEAESASSEAFWTPMEISEEEDDQMEIIDLTPPNYQADEVEILLTGTPPSPSDNSIRVLEPKEVNSQLPEDSSPIEEPGSSDRTSCFTDEEEFCNNAAQDRLTRAPGEMQCGPEYNQNNYLNKQVATCTTTQNRQGNKRPSKQQRKENENNKIIALKVMLDGTDEPEKIWPACVLHKVQQSLGKVPKFGWQHIHEAYKARFSNDIDLEKLQDLARKGLRNNLHLKLPSDEELMLRADELPENSLKELRRKINIKEDINRKLVLMEQYEIEEAERTYKIYSQRFQETTFQYILDELGSYLLEISNQPRDFSEATRILQAVQLSYHHVTYKEWEPSNWKENMEFKIAGFKYTKELIDREELYDLSREERGRAIQYMKNKGKILENPQHRLEEKVALDNNILIYQTKIDRSEERIQFNLDNSNFEKNTKKFFRNLLNQGQSRDHPSPVEMEIHWSPVWDARTINPEKFERYLYLNPTVVREEKDFISEEEFYEIIKGLPDWKACGVDGVYNFFIKRTTHLHPFLYKLTKQACMEPHKIPQWFGKGITYLIKKSDETTPSNYRPITCMSNLYKLVTKCVYRVLIGIVQERRLLSEAQLATVKGVQGAKEQALLNIAINRAHKNNLKTSWLDIRKAFDSIDHKYLHAVLDHLNIPDWITNFIKHITSGWTIDVRCGKEPIMVKKVTRGILQGDSLSPLLFVLCMDPLSKILHSVYPTVKGKIGEKQEHGLNHLLFMDDIKLFAETDEILKKMTDEVKMFCEASGLEINREKSATNSPLCEDTAVLLEGSAMYKYLGIMEDRSSIPSLESWEKIRAEILARVEKLAKTKLNGRNMFKAINMFALSLLNYYTGLLRLLPDDFEALDLDIRKILVKHRIHYLNASPERLYLKRDQCGRGLASATFRSEKMLLTFWDTLRKGSETSTRRALIMQIENEDLTHMSRIEGFVRRKYENVNNGGLRIGDDNINEMQRRSLFHSLSQKRCHPIFFKQLNGDNLIDRKESALWLTHGNISARDEAAYCALQDRNIFMGNYDKCKHCKGATATVDHLATCCERKLAFDYTRRHNEVLKCVSLHLCRMFNLIKRKKIKGYVMQETVTDGTNELRIDTAVKTDARITNNRPDIQLYDRRNKRIFIVEVGITCPTKVSDTEYYKQRKYDVLAKELCCIHNMPACTIPILYSWDGLVTKYHAKHLEKIAVPIKIRAYMQTRVLRTTLDSVTHDRRRGVEEREPEEKLEDIFERFLGNLDKEEKPLEEEEVENELEFSRDRVIRIRKKIKRRRTAASRRSEGPQNLRKIRRIYKGRN, encoded by the coding sequence ATGTGTGATGATGACACACAAATGCTAATTGTAACAAGTGAAAACTCAACTACAGAAGCAGAATCTGCTTCTAGTGAGGCGTTCTGGACGCCAATGGAGATAagtgaagaggaagatgatcaAATGGAAATCATCGACCTAACACCTCCAAACTATCAAGCTGATGAGGTCGAAATCCTGCTAACAGGAACTCCGCCAAGTCCAAGCGATAATTCAATTAGAGTATTAGAACCTAAAGAGGTTAATTCGCAATtaccagaagattctaGTCCGATAGAAGAACCAGGATCGTCTGATAGAACATCCTGCTTCACAGACGAAGAAGAATTCTGCAACAACGCAGCTCAAGATAGGTTAACTCGAGCCCCGGGTGAAatgcaatgtggacctgaataTAATCAAAACAACTATTTAAAcaaacaggtggcgacttgtacAACTACCCAGAATAGACAGGGGAACAAAAGACCTTCTAAACAGCAGCggaaagaaaatgaaaataataaaataataGCTCTAAAAGTAATGTTAGATGGTACGGACGAACCAGAGAAGATTTGGCCAGCATGTGTATTGCACAAGGTCCAACAAAGCCTAGGTAAAGTCCCAAAGTTCGGATGGCAACACATCCACGAAGCCTATAAGGCAAGATTTTCTAATGATATAGACTTGGAAAAACTCCAAGATCTGGCTAGGAAAGGATTAAGAAATAACTTACACTTAAAACTACCCTCTGATGAAGAGCTCATGCTGCGAGCCGATGAACTCCCGGAGAACTCTCTAAAGGAGCTACGTaggaaaataaacatcAAAGAGGATATAAATAGAAAGCTGGTCCTAATGGAACAATATGAAATCGAGGAGGCCGAAAGGACTTACAAGATTTACTCACAGAGATTCCAGGAAACAACATTTCAGTACATCCTGGACGAGTTAGGATCCTACTTACTAGAAATCTCAAATCAACCAAGAGACTTCTCAGAAGCCACAAGAATATTGCAAGCAGTCCAACTGTCATATCACCACGTAACATACAAGGAATGGGAACCCTCCAATTGGAAGGAAAACATGGAATTTAAGATAGCAGGATTCAAGTACACTAAGGAACTGATTGACAGAGAAGAACTGTACGACTTGTCTAGAGAAGAACGTGGTCGGGCTATACAATACATGAAAAACAAAGggaagattctggaaaacCCCCAACACCGACTCGAAGAAAAAGTAGCCTTAGACAATAATATACTCATATACCAAACAAAAATTGACAGGAGTGAAGAGAGGATACAATTCAACTTGGACAATAGCAACTTCGAGAAGAACACGAAaaaattcttcagaaaTCTATTGAACCAAGGACAATCTCGAGATCACCCGTCTCCAGTGGAAATGGAGATACACTGGTCCCCTGTGTGGGACGCCAGAACTATAAATCCAGAAAAGTTCGAAAGGTACCTATATCTCAACCCTACAGTTGTAAGGGAAGAGAAAGACTTCATCTCcgaagaagaattttatgaGATCATAAAAGGACTCCCAGACTGGAAAGCATGTGGAGTCGATGGAGTatacaacttcttcattaaGAGAACAACACATTTGCACCCCTTCTTGTATAAACTAACAAAACAAGCATGCATGGAACCCCATAAGATACCTCAATGGTTTGGAAAGGGAATAACATACTTGATCAAGAAGAGCGACGAAACAACGCCAAGCAACTACCGTCCGATAACCTGCATGTCTAACTTGTACAAACTGGTAACAAAATGTGTCTACAGAGTGTTAATTGGAATTGTACAGGAGAGAAGATTGCTGTCGGAAGCGCAATTGGCCACGGTTAAAGGAGTCCAAGGGGCAAAGGAACAAGCACTGTTGAACATTGCAATTAACAGGGCGCACAAGAACAATCTGAAAACATCATGGCTCGATATTAGAAAGGCATTCGATTCGATAGAccataaatatttacatgCCGTACTAGATCACCTGAATATCCCAGATTGGATTACTAACTTTATAAAGCATATCACTAGTGGATGGACAATAGACGTTAGATGTGGGAAAGAACCTATAATGGTGAAAAAGGTAACGAGAGGAATCCTTCAAGGAGACTCGTTATCACCGCTACTATTCGTACTATGCATGGATCCCCTGAGTAAAATCCTACATTCAGTTTACCCAACGGTAAAAGGAAAGATTGGAGAAAAACAGGAACATGGCTTGAACCACCTACTATTCATGGATGATATTAAACTATTCGCTGAAACTGACGAAATCCTAAAGAAAATGACGGATGAGGTCAAAATGTTCTGCGAAGCCTCAGGATTGGAAATAAACAGAGAAAAGTCGGCTACAAACTCGCCTCTCTGTGAAGACACTGCAgtattactggaaggatCTGCAATGTACAAATACCTGGGTATAATGGAAGACAGATCAAGCATCCCATCGTTGGAGTCATGGGAAAAAATCCGAGCCGAAATTTTGGCAAGGGTTGAAAAATTAGCAAAAACCAAGCTGAACGGGAGAAACATGTTCAAGGCAATAAATATGTTTGCTTTGTCCCTCCTGAACTACTACACTGGATTGCTAAGACTTTTACCGGATGATTTTGAGGCATTAGACTTGGACATCCGCAAAATATTGGTCAAACATAGGATACATTACCTCAATGCATCCCCTGAAAGACTCTACCTTAAAAGAGACCAATGTGGACGGGGACTAGCATCAGCAACCTTTAGATCTGAAAAGATGTTGCTAACTTTTTGGGACACCTTGAGAAAAGGCAGTGAGACATCCACACGTCGAGCATTGATTATGCAAATCGAAAATGAAGACCTCACCCATATGTCACGCATAGAGGGATTTGTTAGACGCAAATACGAAAACGTCAACAATGGAGGACTACGTATCGGAGATGACAATATCAATGAGatgcaaaggagaagtCTATTCCACTCACTTTCACAAAAGAGATGCCACcctatattctttaaacaactGAATGGAGATAATCTAATTGATAGGAAGGAATCTGCACTTTGGCTAACACATGGAAACATCTCAGCCCGAGACGAAGCAGCCTACTGCGCTCTCCAAGACAGAAACATCTTCATGGGAAACTATGACAAATGCAAACACTGCAAAGGAGCAACAGCTACTGTAGACCACCTGGCCACATGCTGTGAACGTAAACTAGCCTTTGATTACACCAGACGACACAACGAAGttctgaaatgtgtatctcTCCACCTGTGCCGCATGTTCAatctaataaaaagaaagaaaataaaaggatatgtgATGCAGGAGACAGTTACTGACGGTACAAACGAACTTAGGATCGATACTGCTGTTAAGACGGACGCCAGGATAACGAACAATAGACCTGATATCCAACTCTACGACaggagaaataaaaggatatttatagtcGAAGTCGGAATCACGTGTCCAACTAAGGTTTCAGATACGgaatattataaacaaAGGAAATACGATGTCCTTGCAAAAGAACTATGCTgcatccataatatgcCAGCATGTACCATACCAATACTATATTCTTGGGATGGATTGGTCACAAAATACC
- a CDS encoding hypothetical protein (encoded by transcript BEWA_023120A) yields the protein MQTAASEISTSRAETIKGVTNPTLISTSDVADNRSTLSLVEGQCLPESNQKIFSKWVRACDHTESKQGDILPLKKQQKHDDNGRIGPKLIVKQTGTTYRASFQTDDKEFNNDILGTRRLYYNLADVRWRLVKLPSVDGG from the exons ATGCAAACTGCAGCGAgtgaaatctcaacttcacgagctgaaacgataaaaggtgtcacaaatccaacattaatatcaacaagtgatgtagctgacaacaggtctacgttatccctcgttgaagggcaatgcctacctgaatctaatcaaaaaattttttctaaatgggtacgagcttgcgatcatacagagagtaaacagggagacatattgcctcttaaaaagcaacaaaaacatgatgataatggaagaataggacCCAAACTaatcgttaaacaaactggtacaacctaccgtgcatcattccaaactgacgacaaagagttcaacaatgacatacttggcactagaagactttattataatctagctgacgtaag gtggcgacttgtaaaactacccagtgtagacgggggataa
- a CDS encoding hypothetical protein (encoded by transcript BEWA_023130A), with protein MAIAFISIGMDLQCLFIVVKEPKMPTQVDTHKYTKRKHRLQTSPPNFSVSSFIGSSGNKLQTGLSSISNVTEVNVFWYPNDGSSKPLLINYQLSNEHKWYKKTKVANTWKEVSEKDLGKPTSPSDQAKIKKLLIGASSPEVTIKIEQVPGSSYISDDQTVKIDRTGAADANGYSQITHRIDGKTFIIKSVTHGDNLQTVQGTTTFSKDPLTEVSVFYSDFDSKLSKPLLLELKLHNTQTTYKYYEKTKKQMNGSYLTRNKETNMLEIL; from the exons atggccattgcctttatctctatcggaatggacCTCCAATGCctattcatcgtagttaaagagcctaagatg CCTACTCAAGTGGATACTCACAAATATACTAAGCGTAAACATCGCCTTCAGACAAGCCCTCCAAACTTCTCTGTATCCTCTTTTATTGGGAGTAGTGGCAACAAACTTCAAACAGGTCTTTCCTCCATAAGTAATGTAACTGAGGTAAATGTCTTTTGGTATCCTAATGATGGAAGCTCTAAGCCGCTGCTCATTAACTATCAATTGTCTAATGAGCACAAGTGGTacaaaaaaacaaaagtagCTAATACTTGGAAGGAAGTATCTGAGAAGGATCTCGGTAAACCTACTAGTCCTTCGGATCAGGCGAAGATTAAGAAACTCCTTATAGGGgcatcatctccagaagttACCATTAAGATCGAACAGGTACCTGGAAGTAGTTATATTTCTGATGATCAAACTGTTAAGATCGACAGGACAGGTGCTGCTGATGCAAATGGTTACTCACAGATCACTCATCGTATTGACGGAAAAACCTTTATAATTAAGAGTGTCACTCATGGAGATAATCTTCAGACTGTACAGGGTACTACCACCTTTTCCAAGGATCCTCTAACCGAAGTATCTGTATTCTACTCCGATTTCGATTCTAAACTCTCCAAGCCACTCCTCTTAGAGCTGAAGTTGCATAATACTCAAACAACATACAAGTATTATGAAAAGACGAAAAAGCAAATGAATGGAAGTTATTTGACAAGGAACAAAGAGACAAATATGCTGGAGATCCTCTAA
- a CDS encoding hypothetical protein (encoded by transcript BEWA_023110A) has protein sequence MSDCVRGSIWSYANIDVLNKYGYNACGHTVTPKKENTQIREFKTYIHKFPGKSLYLGGIYHNGTKQYGFKYINSCHTDLAVYYWSYDDANFCPLLIRVTKTWWSWNSDYYHEYYAQTGINTNQWTKDGIGDNVYSGFQKIINEECFKRVVVLNLSQTNNGSQYGVDGKPNSEVNPTVKIQVSGPTNVHTDYRKYIHRLSSGSMNILCTKHEGKHRPFQKFVLSTPYNEAYIYYSSKDTGHTKPLILQLGAGSDFYKLDGGEKWVHDSKITSKGLKDALDKENDTHVIDIFQNKGQYQCTSPTTNYLPRTYRIVICLGNNQNRPL, from the exons atgtCGGATTGTGTTCGCGGTAGTATATGGAGCTACGCGAATATAGACGTTTTAaataaatatggatataatgctTGTGGCCACACGGTAACTCCTAAAAAGGAAAATACTCAAATACGAGAATTCAAAACCTACATCCATAAATTCCCTGGAAAATCTCTATACCTAGGTGGCATTTATCACAATGGAACTAAACAATATGGGTTTAAATATATCAACTCTTGTCACACGGATCTTGCagtttactactggagtTATGATGATGCTAATTTTTGTCCCTTACTCATTAGGGTAACAAAAACATGGTGGTCTTGGAATAGTGACTATTATCATGAATACTACGCCCAAACGGGTATAAACACAAATCAATGGACAAAAGATGGTATAGGCGACAATGTTTATAGTGGCTTTCAAAAGATTATTAATGAGGAATGTTTTAAAAGGGTAGTTGTTTTAAACCTCAGCCAAACCAACAATGGTTCTCAGTATGGAGTTGACGGAAAACCTAACTCAGAGGTAAACCCAACTGTTAAGATACAAGTTTCAGGACCAACAAATGTACATACAGATTACAGAAAATACATTCACCGTCTCAGCAGCGGGTCCATGAACATTTTATGCACAAAACATGAAGGAAAACATAGACCattccaaaaatttgtGCTTAGTACTCCTTATAATGAGGCTTATATATATTACTCCAGTAAGGATACTGGTCATACTAAACCTCTCATTCTTCAGCTTGGCGCCGGAAGTGACTTCTACAAACTGGATGGCGGTGAAAAGTGGGTTCATGACTCTAAAATAACATCTAAAGGATTAAAGGATGCACTGGACAAAGAGAATGATACTCATGTCATagacatttttcaaaataaaGGACAGTACCAATGTACCTCTCctacaacaaattacctaccccgtacgtaccggattgttatat gtttggggaataatcagaacaggcctttataa
- a CDS encoding hypothetical protein (encoded by transcript BEWA_023140A), producing the protein MGGKVSTLELTLNVEGKCGENGNKKCNCDNSGKFVAEKKTDDPVKGFTKYAHSVTSGTFTLDGTLGGGGKIKVGGVIQSSIENVTEVAVYYWSHLDNKDETTPLLLEVKYGGTTIYYVSSGSSNDWIYHGILQGPALEQKLDDLNCQHNSAVTIDLSKGLSNSQTKYCCSGNHTDGTHNRITVTSTQVRCNKQDHISTHLTYYKHETNLGNGVQLAAIKYNDSTGQRKRLKLGSLILPTKQSVKVAVYAFYCKDSVPKLIYVEGRDPNVTGWYKKPNSRDNNSGDEQWIEVLSVFLSITPKDLSSSIDHDEYNNLVTALNKFTGCTSYKQCPTTPVPAESGKTERSTGGLLELPIATSLWSTFGVSSGPLAGAGGLTGFGWWMFKRSKGDPWVRQI; encoded by the coding sequence atgggTGGTAAAGTATCTACACTCGAGTTAACGTTAAATGTGGAAGGAAAGTGtggagagaatggaaataaaaaatgtaatTGTGACAATTCTGGCAAGTTTGTCGCCGAAAAGAAGACAGATGATCCAGTAAAAGGCTTTACTAAATATGCGCACAGTGTAACAAGTGGAACATTTACTCTAGATGGAACGCTTGGTGGTGGAGGTAAGATAAAAGTGGGAGGGGTAATACAAAGCTCCATAGAAAATGTCACAGAGGTGGcagtatactactggagTCATCTGGACAATAAGGATGAAACAACACCCCTCCTACTTGAAGTTAAATATGGTGGTACAACTATATATTATGTCAGCAGTGGTAGTAGTAATGATTGGATTTATCATGGGATACTCCAAGGTCCAGCTCTTGAACAGAAGCTTGACGATCTTAACTGCCAACATAATAGTGCGGTAACTATAGATCTTAGCAAGGGTTTATCTAATAGCCAAACTAAGTACTGTTGCAGCGGCAATCATACTGATGGTACTCATAACCGGATCACAGTTACTTCTACACAAGTTCGTTGTAATAAACAGGATCACATTTCAACCCACCTTACATACTACAAACACGAGACCAATCTTGGTAATGGAGTTCAATTAGCAGCTATCAAATACAATGATAGTACTGGCCAAAGAAAGAGACTAAAACTCGGTAGTCTTATCTTACCTACCAAACAATCAGTAAAAGTCGCAGTTTATGCTTTTTACTGCAAAGATAGTGTTCCAAAACTGATATACGTTGAAGGTAGAGACCCTAATGTTACCGGTTGGTACAAGAAGCCTAATAGTAGAGATAATAATAGTGGAGATGAGCAGTGGATAGAAGTACTCAGTGTGTTCCTTAGCATAACACCAAAGGATTTAAGTAGTTCTATAGACCACGACGAATACAATAATCTTGTGACTGCACTAAATAAATTTACTGGATGTACAAGTTATAAACAATGTCCTACTACTCCTGTTCCTGCTGAATCTGGTAAAACTGAACGTTCTACTGGTGGACTTCTTGAACTTCCTATTGCTACTAGTCTATGGTcaacctttggagtatCTTCTGGCCctcttgccggagctggtggtctCACTGGGTTTGGTTGGTGGatgtttaaacgttctaaaggagatccttgggttagacaaatatga